A stretch of Paenibacillus sp. URB8-2 DNA encodes these proteins:
- a CDS encoding transposase, with protein MRQITGKLKQAQRQSGIGAKPNFWRRMNGLQTHIVHDTAHQILAFAQKHSADVIVMEFLGKMRLPKGTWGAKRLRAKLQFWAKRCIQTKVTEMAHFLGMRVSMVNPANTSALAFDGSGFVQRNTKRDVAVFATGKTYHADLNASYNIGARYVLRTIQKATSEKMWLSLEAKDPSLAKRTYWTLASLIRVQQALSLQS; from the coding sequence TTGCGCCAAATCACAGGCAAACTGAAACAAGCCCAGCGACAATCCGGTATAGGGGCAAAACCGAATTTCTGGCGGCGGATGAATGGCTTACAGACGCATATCGTCCACGATACTGCGCATCAAATCCTCGCCTTTGCCCAAAAGCACAGCGCAGATGTCATTGTCATGGAGTTTTTAGGCAAGATGCGTTTGCCTAAAGGAACGTGGGGAGCCAAGCGGCTTCGTGCCAAACTCCAGTTTTGGGCCAAGCGGTGCATCCAAACGAAAGTGACCGAAATGGCGCATTTCTTGGGGATGCGGGTTTCCATGGTTAACCCGGCGAATACAAGTGCGCTTGCTTTTGACGGAAGTGGATTTGTACAACGCAACACAAAGCGTGATGTTGCTGTATTCGCAACAGGAAAAACGTATCACGCGGATCTTAATGCTTCGTATAACATCGGCGCACGCTACGTGCTACGTACTATACAAAAAGCCACATCTGAAAAGATGTGGTTGTCCTTGGAGGCAAAAGACCCTTCATTGGCAAAACGAACGTATTGGACGTTGGCTTCCCTCATTCGGGTGCAACAGGCGTTGAGCCTTCAATCATGA
- a CDS encoding sporulation protein, protein MSMFKKVLASVGIGSAKVDTRLEEAQVVAGGTLRGVVSIRGGQVEQQIDKIYIYVKTQYEKEENDRKVNHEVEIARILITDGFLLKAGEDREIPFEITVPERTPVSYRNTPVWLMTGLDIKMALDPSDHDYLEVLPSDNMQVVFGALEELGFRLREVTNEYAPRLGAGLPFVQEFEYVPTREFRGALDELEVMFFPRVNNLELYIQIDRRARGLGSFLSEAMGTDESFIRVTFTGNELRRGVHEVSRQLHQLISRYS, encoded by the coding sequence ATGTCTATGTTCAAAAAGGTATTGGCAAGCGTCGGCATAGGGTCGGCTAAAGTGGACACTCGGCTCGAGGAGGCGCAGGTAGTGGCTGGCGGTACGCTGCGCGGAGTGGTATCCATTCGCGGGGGCCAGGTGGAGCAGCAAATTGACAAGATTTATATTTACGTAAAGACTCAGTATGAGAAAGAAGAAAATGATAGAAAGGTAAATCATGAAGTAGAAATCGCGCGTATCCTTATCACGGACGGATTTTTGCTTAAGGCAGGGGAGGATCGGGAAATTCCGTTTGAAATTACCGTTCCTGAGCGTACGCCCGTATCGTACCGCAACACACCGGTATGGCTGATGACAGGGCTGGATATCAAGATGGCGCTGGACCCAAGCGACCATGATTATCTCGAGGTGCTGCCGAGCGATAACATGCAGGTGGTATTCGGCGCGCTGGAGGAGCTGGGTTTCAGGCTGCGTGAGGTGACCAATGAGTATGCTCCCCGTCTTGGTGCCGGCTTGCCTTTTGTACAGGAGTTCGAGTATGTGCCGACCCGTGAGTTTCGCGGCGCGCTGGATGAGCTTGAAGTAATGTTCTTCCCTCGGGTCAACAATTTAGAGCTCTATATCCAGATTGACCGCAGAGCTCGCGGACTTGGCAGTTTCTTGTCAGAAGCCATGGGTACGGACGAGAGCTTTATCCGCGTGACTTTTACCGGTAATGAGCTTCGCCGCGGCGTACATGAGGTCTCCCGCCAATTGCATCAGCTCATCTCCCGATACAGCTAA
- a CDS encoding DUF6609 family protein, whose product MAAILFAGLLAGGTQLISMPVFSLGYMTGIFGILTNKAVNRRLSYGPQTAFQGKMTLYSIILMFILMVSIGGPHFGDGNYRMVWLGAFLAIGLHFVPMAWVHGRSMILLAVLLSANALTGMLWPDLSFHTLVYVDLAVKLFWGAALLLSGRPAAAGQSASPSAIAK is encoded by the coding sequence GTGGCCGCAATCCTGTTTGCGGGACTGCTTGCAGGTGGAACGCAGCTCATTTCCATGCCTGTATTTTCACTGGGGTATATGACCGGAATATTTGGGATATTGACCAACAAAGCGGTAAACCGCAGGCTATCCTACGGACCGCAAACCGCCTTTCAAGGCAAGATGACGCTCTATTCTATTATTCTCATGTTTATACTAATGGTGTCGATTGGCGGTCCTCACTTTGGAGACGGCAATTACCGGATGGTCTGGCTGGGGGCCTTTTTGGCGATAGGCCTTCATTTTGTTCCGATGGCATGGGTGCATGGGCGCTCCATGATTCTGCTGGCGGTCCTGCTAAGCGCCAACGCCCTGACCGGCATGCTGTGGCCGGACCTGTCTTTTCACACCCTTGTCTATGTGGATCTTGCCGTCAAATTGTTCTGGGGCGCTGCGCTGCTCCTCTCCGGCCGCCCGGCAGCTGCCGGACAATCCGCAAGCCCTTCGGCAATCGCCAAGTAA
- a CDS encoding malate:quinone oxidoreductase, whose product MSNRQTKSDVILIGAGIMSATLGSLLKELAPDWEITVFERRAGAGEESSNEWNNAGTGHSSLCELNYTAEQPDGSVNISKAITVNEEYQVSKQFWSYLVDSHRIRNPRDFIVPVPHMSFVQGEQDVTFLKRRFEALSKNPLFQGMEYSDDPRQLMEWIPLMMKDRTLNQPIAATRIESGTDVNFGALTRILFDHLKSNKVDIKFKHQVDDITRTSDGSWELKVRNIDSGIARRHTAKFVFIGGGGGSLHLLQKSGIPEGKGIGGFPVSGLFMVCQKPDIVAQHHAKVYGKAAVGAPPMSVPHLDTRFIDKKESLFFGPFAGFSPKFLKFGSMFDLLTSVKPDNLVTMLAAGVKNVQLTKYLVEQVMLSKEQRMEALRDFVPNAKSEDWDLVVAGQRVQIIKDTAAGKGTLQFGTEVISAADGSIAALLGASPGASTAVSVMLEVILKCFPQHIKAWEPKIKEMIPSYGVSLPVNPELMHEIHNSTARSLGLTNGGWEHEKKAHVFTS is encoded by the coding sequence ATGAGCAACCGACAAACGAAATCTGACGTTATTTTAATTGGTGCCGGAATCATGAGTGCGACTTTGGGTTCATTGCTGAAAGAATTAGCGCCGGACTGGGAAATCACCGTGTTTGAGCGGCGCGCGGGCGCAGGAGAGGAAAGCTCCAACGAATGGAACAATGCGGGTACGGGGCATTCTTCACTGTGCGAGCTGAACTACACCGCCGAACAACCGGACGGGTCGGTCAATATTAGCAAAGCGATAACAGTGAATGAAGAGTACCAGGTTTCCAAGCAGTTTTGGTCTTATCTGGTGGACAGCCACCGGATACGGAATCCGCGGGATTTTATCGTGCCTGTGCCTCATATGAGTTTTGTACAAGGGGAACAAGATGTAACATTTTTAAAAAGACGATTTGAAGCGCTTTCGAAAAATCCCCTGTTTCAAGGGATGGAATACTCCGATGACCCAAGGCAACTGATGGAATGGATTCCGCTGATGATGAAAGACCGAACACTCAATCAGCCTATAGCGGCAACAAGAATCGAATCGGGAACGGATGTCAACTTTGGTGCTTTAACACGCATCTTGTTTGACCACTTAAAGAGTAACAAAGTCGATATTAAGTTCAAACATCAGGTTGATGATATTACACGTACGAGCGACGGCTCGTGGGAATTGAAAGTGCGGAATATAGATAGCGGTATCGCCCGGCGCCATACGGCCAAATTCGTCTTTATCGGCGGCGGGGGAGGAAGCCTGCATTTGCTGCAGAAATCCGGTATTCCTGAAGGAAAAGGGATTGGAGGATTTCCGGTAAGCGGACTATTTATGGTGTGTCAGAAACCGGATATTGTCGCGCAGCATCATGCCAAAGTATACGGCAAAGCTGCGGTTGGCGCTCCTCCCATGTCTGTTCCGCATCTTGACACCAGATTCATCGACAAGAAAGAATCGTTGTTCTTTGGCCCTTTTGCCGGCTTCTCACCAAAGTTCTTAAAATTCGGTTCCATGTTTGATCTGTTAACTTCCGTAAAACCGGATAATCTCGTAACGATGCTGGCGGCAGGCGTCAAGAACGTTCAACTGACCAAATACCTGGTTGAGCAAGTGATGTTATCGAAAGAACAACGCATGGAAGCTTTACGGGATTTCGTTCCGAACGCCAAAAGCGAGGATTGGGATCTAGTGGTCGCGGGCCAGCGAGTGCAAATTATCAAAGATACGGCTGCCGGCAAGGGAACACTACAGTTTGGCACGGAAGTGATTAGTGCCGCTGATGGCTCGATCGCTGCATTGCTTGGCGCTTCTCCGGGTGCTTCTACCGCCGTATCTGTCATGCTTGAAGTCATCCTAAAATGCTTCCCGCAACATATAAAGGCTTGGGAACCGAAAATAAAAGAAATGATTCCTTCTTATGGCGTGTCATTACCTGTAAACCCGGAACTTATGCACGAAATTCACAATTCAACCGCGCGGTCGCTCGGTCTAACTAATGGAGGATGGGAGCATGAGAAAAAGGCTCATGTATTTACTTCATAA
- a CDS encoding BrnT family toxin, with translation MSFFIWDDENIEHIARHNVEPFEAEDALMDPQRLKFSAHSGNLGIIGATEDGRRLVVIYVKKIKGRIRVITARDATESEIKTYKRRNR, from the coding sequence GTGTCATTTTTTATATGGGACGATGAAAACATAGAACATATTGCTCGTCATAATGTTGAACCATTTGAAGCAGAAGATGCTTTAATGGATCCACAGAGGCTAAAGTTTTCAGCCCATAGTGGAAATTTAGGGATAATTGGTGCTACTGAAGATGGAAGACGGCTAGTTGTAATTTACGTGAAGAAGATCAAGGGAAGAATAAGAGTAATAACGGCACGTGATGCTACTGAATCTGAGATCAAAACATACAAAAGGAGGAATCGATAA
- a CDS encoding CopG family antitoxin, translated as MKIITSKDQIPQNMSDSETAEFWSNHTMSEELLEASIIEEEDHDLPKRKSSTISIRIDEDLLLRIRNLARLRKKGYQTLIKEFLIERTYEEEKKILLFEGDILDFNDITRKETAVAKAE; from the coding sequence ATGAAAATCATTACTTCAAAAGACCAGATTCCACAAAACATGAGTGATTCGGAAACAGCAGAATTCTGGTCGAACCACACAATGAGCGAAGAATTATTGGAGGCTTCAATTATAGAAGAAGAGGATCATGACTTACCCAAAAGAAAATCTTCAACAATTTCTATTCGTATCGATGAGGACTTACTCCTCCGTATCCGTAATTTAGCCAGATTAAGGAAAAAGGGCTACCAGACGCTTATCAAAGAATTTTTAATTGAACGGACCTATGAAGAGGAAAAAAAAATTCTCCTTTTTGAGGGGGATATTTTAGATTTCAATGATATTACTCGAAAAGAGACAGCAGTAGCAAAAGCTGAATAA
- a CDS encoding DUF2785 domain-containing protein, which translates to MEEEQQDVWTLVQRTVILLGSPDSEIREGAYSALFNWLLEENALGKPQMEELLQQSVSDSGLFYGIGEQETDSVFKRTFTSLLIALLLTCDNREPYLTRESYDLALNALIRYCHLESDFRGYVEVKGWAHAAAHVADALDECAMSRYAGAKECAEIWTGVQALLERPAEVYQREEDERLATAIVSMIQSQKVSFATICEWLGQMEPTRTRSVESYTLNTNRKHFLRCLYTRLYDQREKFEETGMELNRLLELEKRFNPFRLQD; encoded by the coding sequence ATGGAAGAGGAACAACAGGATGTATGGACGCTCGTTCAGCGGACGGTGATCTTGCTCGGGTCTCCCGACTCCGAAATTCGGGAAGGAGCGTACTCCGCTCTGTTTAATTGGCTGCTGGAGGAGAACGCACTCGGGAAGCCCCAAATGGAAGAACTGCTTCAGCAATCCGTTTCAGATAGCGGATTGTTTTACGGGATCGGGGAGCAGGAGACGGACAGCGTCTTTAAGCGTACGTTTACTTCCCTTTTGATCGCCCTGTTGCTTACCTGCGATAATCGGGAGCCGTACTTAACTAGAGAAAGCTATGACCTCGCTCTGAATGCACTGATTCGCTATTGCCATTTGGAAAGCGATTTTCGCGGATACGTGGAGGTAAAGGGATGGGCGCATGCCGCTGCGCATGTTGCGGATGCGTTGGATGAATGTGCGATGAGTCGCTATGCGGGAGCGAAAGAATGTGCCGAAATCTGGACGGGCGTGCAGGCCTTGCTCGAAAGACCCGCCGAGGTGTATCAGAGAGAAGAGGACGAACGGCTCGCTACGGCGATCGTCTCTATGATTCAGAGTCAAAAGGTTTCCTTTGCCACGATTTGCGAGTGGTTGGGGCAGATGGAGCCGACGCGAACAAGGAGCGTGGAAAGCTACACCCTCAATACGAACCGTAAGCACTTCCTTCGCTGCCTGTATACAAGGCTCTATGATCAGAGGGAAAAGTTCGAAGAAACGGGAATGGAACTGAATCGGCTACTGGAACTGGAGAAGCGCTTCAATCCGTTTCGTTTACAGGACTAG
- a CDS encoding MazG nucleotide pyrophosphohydrolase domain-containing protein: protein MNTAEFQQYVREYSKVKGFDTSTIEQRTLYLMTEVGELAKEVLNVSFSPDEEKRENLGFEMYDVVWNIFDLANKLGIDLEQAFTQKMAINEKRTWE from the coding sequence ATGAACACAGCAGAATTTCAGCAATACGTAAGGGAATACAGCAAGGTCAAAGGATTCGACACGAGTACCATCGAGCAGAGAACGCTGTACCTCATGACCGAAGTGGGGGAACTGGCGAAAGAGGTTCTGAATGTTTCCTTCTCTCCAGACGAAGAGAAGCGGGAGAACCTGGGGTTTGAAATGTATGATGTGGTATGGAATATCTTCGATCTTGCCAACAAGCTTGGGATTGATCTCGAACAAGCATTCACGCAAAAGATGGCAATCAATGAGAAACGAACATGGGAATAG
- a CDS encoding SDR family oxidoreductase — MSKTVFITGTSSGLGKLTAIRFAQLGWNVAATMRTPEKETELTAYDNIKIFKLDVTKVEQVQMAVEQAIAAFGKIDVVVNNAGMGTYGPLELAKEDAIDWQFAVNARGPINVIRKFLPHYRANGGGMFINISSFMGITTAVPLGSLYNMSKFALEGLTEGLYYELKPFNIELRLIEQGGSTGNNFKESITWNRDENIKDYDDLMAKVQNVMNTAETSGSLDDPQIIVDAIVALATGESKKFRTVIGAAGNDLMALRNSVPIEDYLETIAKNYM, encoded by the coding sequence ATGAGTAAAACAGTCTTTATTACGGGGACCAGTTCAGGATTGGGTAAACTAACGGCGATTCGATTTGCTCAATTGGGCTGGAACGTCGCAGCCACCATGCGTACGCCCGAGAAAGAAACCGAACTTACGGCTTATGACAATATTAAAATTTTTAAACTGGATGTCACAAAAGTGGAGCAGGTTCAAATGGCCGTGGAACAAGCCATAGCCGCATTCGGGAAAATTGACGTCGTCGTCAATAATGCCGGTATGGGCACTTACGGCCCGTTGGAGCTAGCCAAAGAGGACGCGATCGATTGGCAGTTCGCCGTTAATGCGCGGGGACCGATCAATGTTATTCGTAAATTTTTGCCACATTACAGAGCTAATGGAGGGGGCATGTTCATCAATATCAGCTCCTTCATGGGGATCACGACAGCGGTGCCGCTTGGATCGCTTTATAACATGTCGAAGTTCGCTTTGGAAGGATTAACGGAAGGTCTTTATTACGAACTGAAGCCGTTCAATATCGAGCTTAGATTGATTGAGCAAGGCGGGTCTACAGGAAATAATTTCAAGGAAAGTATCACTTGGAACAGAGATGAGAACATTAAAGACTACGATGATTTGATGGCGAAAGTGCAAAATGTAATGAATACCGCCGAAACCAGCGGCAGTCTGGATGACCCTCAAATCATTGTGGACGCCATTGTCGCTCTGGCAACGGGGGAAAGCAAGAAGTTCCGTACCGTTATCGGCGCAGCAGGCAACGACCTGATGGCTCTTAGAAACTCTGTGCCGATCGAGGATTATTTGGAGACCATCGCTAAAAATTATATGTAA
- a CDS encoding TetR/AcrR family transcriptional regulator gives MFEKYNKVQRAVLETTLNIIIRKELQATSMALIVKESGVSTGNIYHYFQSKEDIVNELYKAIVTFNGEYVREGLLQGRTIREKFELGWNRVVELGEKYPQGFQFIEQYSFSPYIYDEVKQAVYTDGWCGPMNKLYEEAIQQKLFIPMNPKLMVQMHYGTLVYILKAHLQGIFELTSDSVHEVIRSCWKAVQLSG, from the coding sequence ATGTTTGAAAAATACAACAAAGTGCAGCGGGCCGTCCTCGAAACGACTCTTAACATTATCATTCGGAAGGAATTACAGGCTACCTCAATGGCGCTAATAGTTAAGGAATCTGGCGTATCGACCGGGAATATTTATCATTACTTTCAAAGTAAAGAAGATATTGTAAACGAGTTGTACAAAGCAATTGTCACATTCAACGGAGAGTATGTGCGCGAGGGTTTACTGCAGGGCAGAACGATTCGTGAAAAGTTCGAATTAGGTTGGAATCGGGTTGTCGAATTGGGTGAAAAATATCCACAGGGCTTTCAATTTATTGAGCAGTATTCGTTCTCGCCTTACATTTATGATGAGGTGAAGCAGGCAGTCTATACAGATGGCTGGTGCGGGCCTATGAACAAGTTGTATGAAGAAGCCATTCAGCAGAAGTTGTTTATCCCCATGAATCCGAAGCTGATGGTACAGATGCATTACGGGACATTAGTTTATATTTTGAAAGCCCATCTGCAAGGGATCTTCGAATTAACCAGCGACAGCGTGCATGAAGTAATCCGTTCCTGTTGGAAGGCTGTGCAGCTAAGCGGATAA
- a CDS encoding ABC transporter ATP-binding protein, which yields MSHLEIKNLVKQYGSNTVVKDLNIAINRGEMLSLLGPSGCGKSTTLRMIAGLQDPTSGSILLGQRDLTKVPPHKRDVGLVFQNYALFPHLNMYDNVAFGLRRKGVPKSEIKDRVEAALRSVQLSSFVKRFPAQLSGGQQQRVALARTLVLQPTLVLFDEPLSNLDAKLRQALGIEIRSLQKEFGFTGIFVTHDQEEAMVLSDRIAVMNHGRIVQIGTPQQIYTEPADSFVADFVGESNLVEASALDAGNGKWRFELPGGQKIMAEKTVKAASPTYVMVRPETVEVLPEGTGLSDVRDLESFNSLSGNVSFIHYTGASYLIGVVIEKMDKHFIARLNQTTKELGLQIGDKVQVRWPVQSTRIF from the coding sequence ATGAGTCATTTGGAAATAAAGAATCTTGTCAAACAATATGGAAGCAATACTGTCGTAAAAGATCTGAATATTGCCATTAATCGCGGCGAAATGCTGTCTCTCCTTGGGCCGAGCGGCTGCGGGAAGAGCACGACACTGCGTATGATCGCCGGCCTGCAAGATCCGACGTCCGGATCGATCCTGCTGGGCCAGCGGGATTTGACGAAGGTGCCTCCCCATAAACGGGATGTCGGTCTGGTCTTTCAAAACTATGCCTTATTCCCTCACTTGAACATGTATGACAACGTGGCCTTCGGGCTGCGCCGTAAAGGAGTACCGAAATCCGAGATAAAGGACAGAGTGGAGGCCGCCCTGCGGTCGGTGCAATTAAGCAGCTTTGTGAAACGGTTTCCCGCGCAGCTCTCCGGAGGGCAGCAGCAGCGTGTCGCTTTGGCGAGGACACTCGTCCTGCAGCCGACGCTGGTGTTATTCGATGAACCTCTCAGCAATCTGGATGCCAAGCTTCGGCAAGCGCTCGGTATTGAAATCCGCTCTCTTCAGAAGGAATTCGGATTTACCGGTATATTTGTGACGCATGATCAGGAAGAAGCGATGGTATTATCTGATCGCATTGCGGTTATGAATCATGGACGCATTGTGCAAATCGGAACGCCGCAGCAAATTTACACGGAGCCGGCGGATTCTTTTGTCGCTGATTTCGTGGGGGAATCCAATCTGGTGGAGGCTTCCGCCTTGGATGCAGGTAACGGAAAATGGAGGTTTGAGCTGCCGGGCGGTCAGAAGATTATGGCGGAAAAGACGGTGAAAGCAGCATCTCCGACCTATGTCATGGTAAGGCCCGAAACCGTCGAAGTGCTGCCGGAGGGGACGGGATTGTCTGATGTAAGAGACTTGGAAAGTTTCAACTCGTTGTCCGGCAATGTTTCATTTATCCATTATACTGGCGCATCCTATCTGATCGGAGTCGTCATTGAGAAGATGGACAAGCATTTTATTGCAAGGCTTAACCAAACCACGAAGGAGCTTGGCCTACAAATTGGCGATAAGGTTCAGGTACGCTGGCCGGTTCAATCGACCCGGATATTTTAG
- a CDS encoding ABC transporter permease, with protein sequence MKRKFRLLNLVNGIIYLFIMAPLIVIIISSFNPGEYLVFPPKGFTFRWYEEVLTGGRYGKPFWTSLWLAILTTCVALPIGTMIAYALARFNFRFKNALQSLFLSPLVIPTLLFGIGLLIYFSSLGVKMYFMRLLLAHIVLVIPYVIRMMLAGFSRMERSVEEAAIILGASPVKTFFLVTLPLAKPALAASAFISLVMSFDELVIALFLTGPGVNTLPMTIYSDIQFNLSPSLAAVSSIIIVCTFLIGLLGAFVMKRNNRF encoded by the coding sequence ATGAAACGGAAATTCCGGCTCCTTAATCTTGTCAACGGCATAATCTATCTGTTTATAATGGCGCCGCTAATTGTCATTATCATCTCATCATTCAATCCCGGAGAGTATCTCGTATTTCCGCCAAAGGGATTTACGTTCCGGTGGTATGAGGAGGTACTGACAGGAGGGCGATACGGGAAGCCTTTTTGGACCAGCTTGTGGCTCGCCATTTTGACGACCTGTGTGGCGCTTCCGATCGGAACGATGATTGCCTATGCCTTGGCAAGGTTTAATTTCCGGTTTAAAAATGCGCTTCAATCGCTGTTCCTGTCACCTCTGGTCATTCCCACGCTGCTGTTCGGGATCGGGCTGCTGATATACTTCAGTTCTTTGGGAGTCAAAATGTATTTTATGAGACTTCTGCTCGCCCATATCGTGCTGGTCATCCCCTATGTTATCCGAATGATGCTGGCCGGGTTTTCCCGCATGGAACGATCGGTTGAAGAAGCGGCAATCATCCTCGGCGCCTCACCGGTAAAAACGTTTTTTCTGGTCACGCTGCCCCTTGCCAAGCCTGCGCTGGCAGCAAGTGCTTTTATAAGTCTGGTCATGTCGTTTGACGAGCTTGTGATTGCGTTATTCCTGACCGGCCCGGGAGTGAACACACTGCCGATGACGATTTATTCCGATATTCAATTCAATCTGTCACCGTCTCTGGCGGCAGTATCGTCCATTATTATCGTTTGCACGTTTTTGATTGGTCTATTGGGAGCCTTCGTCATGAAGCGGAACAACAGATTTTGA
- a CDS encoding ABC transporter permease, translated as MLKRLPAYWILLTPGLLIFLLMFVLPLGRLFVLSFYRTTSSGGMESAFVWDQYIKFLTDPFYLKILWRTLLIGAAVSLICLILGYCLAYGVSRSAPRRKPLLLIMIALPLLTSAVIRNFGWIIILGRKGILNNLLLESGLIKEPLSLMYTSTGVIIALVHVMLPYMVLVLYSVLEGMDRNLEKAAANLGASKWKVFWFVSVPLSMPGILAGTLLVFSITLSFFITPSLIGGSKVKLMATEIYDQTINLLNWPYASALGVILLVTVLIVTNLYNRALSRNKSERANLI; from the coding sequence ATGCTGAAACGATTACCCGCTTACTGGATTTTACTTACCCCCGGACTGCTTATTTTCTTGCTGATGTTCGTGCTGCCGTTAGGGCGTCTGTTCGTTCTCAGTTTTTATAGAACGACGTCCTCCGGCGGGATGGAATCAGCCTTCGTCTGGGATCAATATATCAAATTTTTAACGGACCCGTTCTATTTGAAGATCTTGTGGCGCACTCTTCTAATCGGCGCGGCTGTCAGTCTGATTTGCTTGATCCTGGGATATTGTCTGGCATACGGTGTGTCCCGATCCGCTCCAAGACGCAAGCCGCTGCTGTTAATCATGATTGCCCTTCCGCTGTTGACGAGCGCTGTCATTCGTAACTTCGGCTGGATCATCATACTGGGACGGAAAGGCATCCTGAATAATCTGCTGCTCGAGTCCGGCCTGATTAAAGAACCGCTTTCGCTGATGTATACGTCGACGGGGGTTATCATCGCCCTCGTCCACGTGATGCTTCCCTACATGGTGCTCGTGCTGTATTCGGTGCTGGAAGGAATGGACCGCAATCTGGAGAAGGCGGCGGCGAATCTGGGTGCTTCGAAATGGAAAGTGTTCTGGTTTGTTTCGGTACCTTTGTCGATGCCGGGCATCCTGGCCGGAACGCTGCTGGTTTTTTCGATTACCCTGAGCTTCTTCATTACGCCGTCCTTGATCGGTGGATCCAAGGTTAAATTGATGGCCACGGAAATTTACGATCAGACGATTAATCTGCTCAACTGGCCGTACGCATCGGCACTTGGCGTAATTTTGCTTGTGACCGTACTTATTGTAACCAATTTGTATAACCGGGCGCTTAGCCGTAATAAGTCGGAAAGGGCGAACTTGATATGA
- a CDS encoding ABC transporter substrate-binding protein, with product MRNRFFSKAAFGILAGLMIVIAGCGANGGDKDVSGNASSAESSKEPGKLVVTSFGGAIEKTQKELIQEFEKEYNAKVDVITLYSADALAKIRAEKNNPSIDVVQFSGGQEEIAAKEDLIMKIDSSKMGNLKDLYPGALNPDGYGPVYAYEALGIIYNEQKITTPPTSWEDLWRPEYKGHVGLVDISNTYGNQFLAAIAKANGGGEDNIQPGLDKIKTLLPNKAAIVKSSPEVGNLFAQEEAWIAPFDSGYAYTFGKQGQPIKFAAPKEGAVGIYVNAQVVKGSQNPELAQKFIDFLLRPESQKKSSEGFGFSPTNKKVELSGDVKALIPSDEEAFNKLIKLDLKLVNANKSDWMERWSKLIAE from the coding sequence ATGAGAAACCGATTTTTTTCTAAAGCGGCATTCGGAATTCTGGCTGGACTGATGATTGTGATTGCCGGTTGCGGCGCGAATGGAGGAGATAAGGATGTTTCAGGGAATGCTTCCTCCGCTGAATCTTCGAAAGAGCCCGGCAAGCTTGTCGTAACCTCCTTCGGTGGAGCGATTGAGAAGACGCAGAAGGAATTGATCCAGGAATTTGAAAAAGAATACAATGCCAAAGTGGATGTCATTACGCTGTATTCGGCCGATGCGCTGGCGAAGATTCGAGCGGAGAAAAATAATCCGAGCATTGATGTCGTTCAGTTCTCCGGAGGCCAGGAAGAGATTGCAGCCAAAGAAGACCTGATTATGAAGATTGATTCCTCTAAAATGGGCAATCTGAAAGATCTGTATCCCGGGGCGCTGAATCCGGACGGATACGGTCCGGTTTATGCATATGAAGCTCTCGGCATCATCTACAACGAGCAGAAAATTACGACTCCTCCAACTTCGTGGGAGGATTTGTGGAGACCCGAGTACAAAGGGCATGTAGGACTTGTCGATATTTCCAACACCTACGGAAACCAATTCCTGGCTGCTATTGCGAAGGCAAACGGCGGCGGTGAAGACAACATTCAACCGGGGCTTGATAAAATCAAAACCCTGCTACCCAACAAGGCGGCCATTGTCAAGTCGAGTCCGGAGGTAGGCAATCTGTTCGCCCAGGAAGAAGCGTGGATTGCTCCTTTCGATTCGGGATACGCCTATACGTTCGGCAAACAGGGACAGCCCATCAAATTCGCTGCACCGAAAGAGGGTGCCGTTGGAATTTATGTGAATGCTCAAGTGGTCAAAGGAAGTCAAAATCCGGAGCTGGCGCAGAAATTTATTGATTTCCTGCTGCGTCCGGAAAGCCAGAAGAAATCCTCCGAAGGCTTCGGCTTCTCACCGACGAACAAAAAGGTGGAGCTTTCCGGCGATGTCAAGGCGCTAATCCCAAGCGACGAAGAAGCATTCAACAAATTGATCAAACTGGATCTTAAGCTGGTTAATGCCAACAAGTCGGATTGGATGGAAAGATGGAGCAAGCTGATTGCTGAATAA